A genomic window from Pyxicephalus adspersus chromosome 2, UCB_Pads_2.0, whole genome shotgun sequence includes:
- the CCND2 gene encoding G1/S-specific cyclin-D2, which translates to MELLCCELDSVRRAKSDPTLLFDDRVLHNLLTVEERYLPQCSYFKCVQKDIQPFMRRMVATWMLEVCEEQKCEEEVFPLAMNYLDRFLAVIPTRKCHLQLLGAVCMFLASKLKETIPLTAEKLCIYTDNSIKPQELLEWELVVLGKLKWNLAAVTPHDFLEHILRKLPLPKEKLLMVRKHAQTFIALCATDFNFALYPPSMIATGSVGAAICGLQLDDAENELSGDSLTEHLAKITNTDVDCLKACQEQIESVLVSSLRQNGQHAQQRNTTKTMDELDQASTPTDVRDINL; encoded by the exons ATGGAGCTGCTGTGCTGTGAGCTGGATTCTGTCCGCAGGGCTAAGTCTGACCCCACGCTGCTGTTTGACGATCGGGTGCTGCACAACCTGCTGACGGTGGAGGAGAGATATCTGCCCCAGTGCTCCTACTTCAAATGTGTGCAGAAAGACATCCAGCCCTTCATGCGGAGGATGGTGGCCACCTGGATGCTGGAG GTCTGTGAAGAGCAGAAGTGTGAGGAAGAAGTTTTCCCCTTGGCAATGAACTATTTGGATAGATTTTTAGCTGTGATTCCCACCAGAAAGTGCCATTTGCAGCTTCTGGGGGCGGTCTGCATGTTCCTCGCCTCCAAGCTGAAAGAGACTATACCTTTAACCGCAGAAAAACTTTGCATATATACTGACAATTCCATCAAACCCCAAGAGCTGCTG GAATGGGAACTGGTGGTCCTAGGAAAATTGAAGTGGAACCTTGCTGCTGTGACACCACATGACTTTCTTGAACACATATTACGGAAGCTGCCTTTACCTAAAGAAAAATTGCTTATGGTTCGGAAGCACGCACAGACCTTTATTGCACTCTGTGCCACAG ACTTTAACTTTGCCCTGTACCCACCGTCTATGATAGCGACTGGAAGCGTGGGAGCCGCAATCTGTGGGCTGCAGTTGGACGACGCGGAAAACGAACTCTCTGGCGATAGTCTGACGGAGCACTTGGCCAAGATTACTAACACAGATGTG GATTGCCTTAAAGCTTGTCAAGAACAGATTGAATCTGTGCTGGTCAGCAGCCTCAGACAAAACGGACAACATGCACAGCAAAGAAACACAACTAAAACCATGGACGAACTGGACCAGGCCAGCACCCCAACAGACGTGCGAGACATCAACCTGTGA